A single Clavibacter nebraskensis NCPPB 2581 DNA region contains:
- a CDS encoding type 1 glutamine amidotransferase domain-containing protein, with protein sequence MTGESIQGRTVAFLLTDGFEQVELTEPWKAVQEAGGKPVLVSPKSDTVQGLNHIDKADTFDVDVQVKDADAADYDGLVLPGGVVNADDLRVDADSVAFAKAFFTAGKPVASICHAPWILIEAGVVDGRRMTSYPTLATDLRNAGAEWVDEEVVVDSGFVTSRNPDDLPAFNAKLIEEIAEGEHDEQHA encoded by the coding sequence ATGACCGGAGAGAGCATCCAGGGCCGCACGGTGGCCTTCCTGCTGACGGACGGCTTCGAGCAGGTCGAGCTGACCGAGCCGTGGAAGGCCGTGCAGGAGGCGGGCGGGAAGCCCGTCCTCGTGTCCCCGAAGTCGGACACCGTGCAGGGCTTGAACCACATCGACAAGGCCGACACGTTCGACGTGGACGTTCAGGTGAAGGACGCCGACGCAGCCGACTACGACGGCCTCGTGCTGCCCGGCGGCGTCGTGAACGCGGACGACCTCCGCGTCGATGCCGACTCGGTCGCCTTCGCCAAGGCCTTCTTCACGGCGGGCAAGCCCGTCGCGTCCATCTGCCACGCGCCGTGGATCCTCATCGAGGCCGGCGTGGTCGACGGCCGCCGCATGACCTCGTACCCGACCCTCGCCACCGACCTCCGCAACGCGGGCGCCGAGTGGGTCGACGAGGAGGTCGTGGTCGACAGCGGCTTCGTCACGAGCCGCAACCCCGACGACCTGCCCGCGTTCAACGCGAAGCTGATCGAGGAGATCGCCGAGGGCGAGCACGACGAGCAGCACGCCTGA